A stretch of the Melanotaenia boesemani isolate fMelBoe1 chromosome 24, fMelBoe1.pri, whole genome shotgun sequence genome encodes the following:
- the LOC121635883 gene encoding uncharacterized protein LOC121635883: protein MMDQTFPLRRREIVTQEPAVQSMVERWPGLFTERQVFAEFNRIASKNLEGQFYEALDQHTPRFIELFKSKKGTTGQKLTDLMQHINWVSPDVTALRSVVLKGLPIVLGDDSSEVYKACSDTAKDEALASVTVGVLTVVSEDTEQQGLNTVHLQPISTAIILEGSTVMDNVRDFPQAVCLIFGLMYALHLDYPKCMANTFKFIQAVMLGLGNKTLPPKLLTLKNKLLS, encoded by the exons ATGATGGACCAAACATTCCCACTGCGCAGAAGGGAGATAGTGACGCAGGAGCCTGCTGTGCAGAGCATGGTTGAACGTTGGCCAGGACTTTTCACTGAGAGACAG gtttttgctgAGTTTAATCGTATTGCCAGTAAGAATCTTGAAGGTCAATTTTATGAAGCCCTAGACCAGCACACTCCACGCTTCATTGAGCTTTTCAAGTCCAAAAAAGGAACTACAGGACAAAAACTGACAGACTTGATGCAGCACATAAACTGGGTG tctCCAGATGTGACAGCACTTCGCTCTGTTGTCCTCAAAGGACTTCCTATTGTACTTGGTGATGATTCCAGTGAGGTTTACAAGGCTTGCTCT GATACAGCGAAAGATGAAGCACTCGCCTCAGTGACAGTTGGGGTGCTGACTGTGGTCAGTGAAGATACTGAGCAGCAGGGTCTAAACACAGTGCACCTCCAGCCCATCTCCACTGCCATCATACTTGAGGGAAGTACTGTCATGGACAATGTTAGAGATTTTCCCCAGGCAGTCTGCCTCATTTTTGGGCTAATGTATGCCCTTCATTTAGATTACCCAAAATGCATGGCAAACACATTCAAATTCATTCAAGCAGTCATGCTTGGATTGGGAAACAAAACACTCCCTCCAAAACTACttactttgaaaaacaaactactCAGCTAG